TTTCTTCACGAATCCGCCACAACGGCGGTGACGATATTGCCGAATGCGGCGCCAATCGCGACACCTGCGGCAAGGCAACCACCTTGCCGCACAGGGCGAACGCTGTGAATTCCCTGGGGATTTTCGATGCTGTTTCCGGTTGGCTGGAGGTTTCCAAGACCCGTAGTTCCTTCATAAGCTGGAAGATACATTCAAATGTCTAATGATCACGAAAACCTGGCATTCGAGATTGAAACTGCAAAATGGCGGCGGCAAAGGCTTGAAATCATCAATTGGCTTGAAAGATGCTCAAAGGAATTGCGACTCTGAATGTGTGCAAAAATCTGCGGTGCAAAGCCGGTATTATTTATGAAATTGAGTAACATCCTCGCGGTAGTGTCCCTTTCTTGTGCAGTGCTTGGTTCGACTGTTTGCAAAGCGAACCAGGCCTCCGAGACTGCCGACCTCATCATCCAGAATGCCAAGGTTGTCACGGTAAATTCCAAATTTGCTGTCGAAGAGGCAATTGCCGTTAAGGGTGATCGCATCCTTGCGGTGGGCAAAAACAAGGAAATTGCCCGTTACGCCGGACCAAACACCCGCATCATTGAGGCGAAGGGAAAGTCGGTCATGCCCGGGTTGTACGACAGCCATGTGCACTCGTACAAGGCATCGGTCAGTGAATTTGCAGGAACGCAGCCCAATTTCGAATCCATTGCCGAGGCTCTGCATTATATTCGTAAGCAGACTGAAGAAAAGCCTCCGGGAAGTTGGATTATTTTGGAAAGAGTTTATCCCACACGCTTAAAAGAGGGGCGGCTCCCCACCTTGGTGGAGTTGGACAAGGCGGCTTCCAATAATCCTGTGTATTGGAATTGTGGTCCTGTATCCATGGCCAATTCCAAGGCCCTGGAACTGTCAAAAATTTCGAGCTCAACCACTAATCCTCCTTCGGGTGAGGTGGTGAAGAATCCCAAGACGCTTAAGCCCACGGGGCTTCTGCGCAATGCTGCACAACTGCTTGCTCTCCCGGCACCCGTGAAAGAGCCCACGCCTGCAGAACATCAAGAGGCATTGAAGCATCTGTACCATTTGTACAACGAACAGGGTATTACCAGCATTGGCGAGCGTCGGACTGAACCTGAGGCGATTGACATGTTTCGTCGTCTCAGCAAATCCAATGAGTTGACGGTGCGAATTAATTGTACGCGCGTTATCGAACTCGCCACTAATATCGAAGAGTCGATTCTTCGCCTGGATGCCATCACCAATGCCGGTCCGGACAAGCTTCCTTATGGTCCAACCGGTGTGGGAGAC
This window of the Pedosphaera parvula Ellin514 genome carries:
- a CDS encoding amidohydrolase codes for the protein MKLSNILAVVSLSCAVLGSTVCKANQASETADLIIQNAKVVTVNSKFAVEEAIAVKGDRILAVGKNKEIARYAGPNTRIIEAKGKSVMPGLYDSHVHSYKASVSEFAGTQPNFESIAEALHYIRKQTEEKPPGSWIILERVYPTRLKEGRLPTLVELDKAASNNPVYWNCGPVSMANSKALELSKISSSTTNPPSGEVVKNPKTLKPTGLLRNAAQLLALPAPVKEPTPAEHQEALKHLYHLYNEQGITSIGERRTEPEAIDMFRRLSKSNELTVRINCTRVIELATNIEESILRLDAITNAGPDKLPYGPTGVGDDWVRIGPLKTFMDGGMLIGTAYMRTPWGVGPTYQITEAAYRGILYPNTEILTELYLEAAQRGWQLTAHCAGDAAMDALLNTYQSIQFKTNITQRRFLITHGNFQTAQNWEKCKRLGVAADMQPAWLYKDGDSLLRTLGEKRMENFQPFKTWFDEGIIIGGGSDHMVKLDSIDAANPWNPWLGMWITLARMTESGRVLNPDEKLTREQAIRFYTINNAYLNFEETKKGSLEADKFADLIIVDRDILKCSVNDVRGTKVLMTMVGGKIVFEAKN